GGTGAGCGGGCCAATCACCGCGTTGTTCTCGAAGGCCAGCAATCCGCCGCCCGCGGGCCAGTTGGCGTCGTTGTATCCGTTGGCTGTCCAGTTGACGCCATCGAGGTTGGACACCTGCATGAAGCGCCATGCATTGGTGTAATCGAGGAAAACGATTGAAGCGGGTGGTTGCGAAACAAAGTTGGAGTGACCGACGCTCCAGTTTCCAACCCGGCTGTTGTCCTGTGCAGTGTCCAGCAACTGCAATGAGAATCCATTGGTAACAATCGGCCAGGGCGGGACATTCTCGAACCTCACCCGATTCACGACCACCCAGTTCGTGCCGAGGTCCGGACGTTGCAGCGTGAGGGTTTCGCCGTCGTGATCGAGAACACCGCTGTATTGGTCAAACGCAATGGCATTTGGACCGTACGTCTGATTAAACACCGCCAGGTTCTCAGCAAGCACAACAAACCCGCGGGGTGGAATGAAGGACCCAGGGGGAAACGTATAACCGAGACCATTCACGTTCCAACCTGAGACATCGAATGCGAAATTGGAATGTGTGTTGAACAGTTCCACGTAAGCCGCACCCGGCGCTGCCGGGTCATGCATGATCTCGTTGAACACGACCTTGCCAGAGGGATCAACATCGACACCTGTATAATTCACCACCTTCGATCCGACAGCGGTCGGCAGCGGTTCGCCTTTCCGGTTCGAAGCCGAGATGCTGAGCGCATTGGTCCCGCTCAAAAGTGGCATGACGACGCTCCAATTCGATATTGTCGTCCAGCGGATCGGATAGGCGATGCCATTGATATTGATGAACTCAGCGGCGAGCGGCGCCGTACCCATGAGCGTCATCATGTTACTTCCCGCGATCACCTGGTAGGCGGGGCCGGCAACGCTGAACGCCACGTTCGGCAGAATCGATTGAAGGTAACTGCGGCGCTGGTTGATGAAATTCTTGATGAACTGCGGCGACGTCATCGGGATGCCATTCTGTTGGAACGCGGCATAACGCTGATCCAGCGCAACATCAGCGACACCCGGCATCAACGGGCCATCGACGGCTTCCTGAAATCCGCGGAGGTATTCGCGATGGAAGACCGGGTAGTTCAGAATCATCTGCCGCAATGAGGTGTCGAAGATTGTGTAGATGCTGTCGTTCGGCGCGTTGCCGCCGGCGCCGAGCGCAATCTCAATGTCCCACATCATCAGCCGCCAGCCCGCGTTGTCGGGTTTGTAGGCGAACATATTCTTGCCTCGGGCATAGGCGTAGCTGTCCCAGCTGCCGCAGATGTGATGCGTGATGACGGGCCGCAGGAAGTTGGGAACATCCATCCAGGTGCGAACCAGCGCCTCGTAATTTGCCGCACCCGTGTTGTTTACGGCTGCAACGAGGTTCGTGAAGGGCGTCCAGTCGTTCGGATTTGCAGTGGCTCGCGGACGCCAGTTCCAACGATAGAATTTCGTATCGATCTCCCCGTTGCTTTTGTTCACGCGGTTGAGCGTTGCGTAGATGCTGCCCTGGTCCTGGCCGTTGTTCGCAAATTCAAACCAGCTCTCAATCTTCCGCAATTGCCCCGCTTCGTCGTCTGGAAAATATTCCCCGATCAACTCGCTGTTCGGCTGCTGAGTATCGTCGTAAATGGTCCCGCGCCGCTGTCCGTTGACGAACATATGCACGTGGCGGCGATGGTTGTAGGGCTGCCCCAGCTTGCGTGCGATCCAGTTCCCTGTGATGTCCACCTGTCCCGAGTCGTCATTGAAGAAGAAATTGCCCGAGACCACATCGTAGGCCGTGAGCACGAACGGCTCGGATCCAAGGAACCGCTGATCGGGCGGAAAGTTGACTTCGTAATCGCAAGCAAAACCAAGCGGGCTGTCGTACTGGGGCGAATGAAACGGGCTGCCGCTGTACATCGTGTCGACATTGTAAACCGCACGGATGTTGTTGTAGACGAAGGTCGCATCGATCGTGTCGTTTGCGTTTTTCTCGCGGGATGCCCAGAACGCAATGTTGTTCGAGGTCACCCACAAACGATATGCACCGAAACTGCCGGTTTGCACTGCCTCCCCCCAGCGCACGTGACATTCACGTTCCGGGTAACCTGCGGGAAACAGGCTTGATGCGCCGGCGCCGTCAGCAGCCGATATGTGGAACGCGGCCAGCCGGTTCGCTGGCTGCCCTGGGATGGTTGCTGAATAGAGACCATCTCCCGCCACCGCGTCTCCGCCCATTCCGTTGTCACGCATCTGCACGGTTGCAACTGTCGCACTTGGATCGAGACGGTAATTCAGCGAAACGGAACCGATGGTGTCGGGATCAATGACGCGTGCGGAAACCACGACCGCCTGGTTCAGCGCCGGCAGGACTGGGGAATGGCTGACGTCGAAAAGCGCCGGAGCGGCATTGGCAACGCGCCGTGAATTCACAAGGCCGGGCGTGCCGAGATTTGCGGGAATATCGAGGCGGCGCGACACCTCCATCCAATTGCCGCGCACACGCAAAAGGACATATGGCGAACCTTTGAGCCACCGAACCTGCGCCCGAATAGTGCCCGTGTTCGCTCCGCCGACAGACATGGTTTGTGACAGCCCGCGCAGCACCTTGTTCGGGCCAGTGTCCCCACGGGCGGCTGAAATCAAATGCAGTCCGCTGCTCCCGCCGATTCCCGTGCCCGCTTCAATGAACGACTTCCGTGTGACACCGCCGAAGATCCATCCAAGGCCGCTGTTAAAATCGCCATTCGAAATCAGGTTCGCCCCGCCGTTGTTCCGAACTTCAACGTTGTCAACGAGGGCTTCGCCATGGTCCTGCAAAAACATTTCGAAACGATTTGCCACCCCATAATCTGAGGGGCCTTCATGGGAGAACGATTGGCCGTTCTGGAGTACGTCCGTGACATCAATGCTGGTCCAGGTCGATTTTGTGCTTTCCTCGCTGTCCGCCCAATTGTAGGCGAGCCTGTTGTCAGCGCGGGGATCGATGAGTTCCAGAGAACTGCCGCCGCCGTCGCTCCACCTGCCCCACCGTCCGCCGTCCGCATAAGTGACTTCGTCCATCGTGATCTGGATGATGGTTGTGACTCCATCAGCCACCACGTCATCGGGCATGACGAGTGCGATCCGTTCGCCGCTGTTGCGGAGCGATCCGCTGTAATTTCCAAAGGTGTTCGCCGCGTGGAGCTGCGGATATTTTGCCATCAAATGGGCTGCGTTTTTGGCAACAACCACGAACCCGCCAGCAACAATCACGGCGCCCAGGGGAAAGGTGAATTGGATGCCATCCTGGATTTGCCAGCCGGCAAGCGAAACCGGAGCACCGCTGCGATTGTGCAACTCCAGATACTCGTCGTCGTCGAGTTCCGAAATCGGGTGATACATGATTTCATTGATTCGCACCGAACTGATGTTCGGAGCGGCGTTGGGCGTGCCAACGGTCTGACCTGCAAGCCGCTGGAAATAGGGGCTGCCGTCAGGATGCCGGCCGGTCGGCACTCCATTTTCCTGGCCGCCGAACGTCACCGCATCCAGGACCCGCGTGCGATTGGAGTTCACGAGAAGGATCGTTTCGCCCGCCGACGACAAGGAGAAGCCGAGCTGCGCATCCGTGAAAGCAAGAAATCCTCCGGCTGGAATCATGGTGCCGTTTGGGATGCGGAACTTGTTCGTGTCCACATCGTCGCTTAACCACAGCCCGGAAACATTCACGGGCTGGGTGGACGTATTGAAAAGCTCGATGTAATCACGCTGCGGCAGATCCGTGTGCGCGAGGTATTCATTGATGACGATGGCCCCGGCAGGATCAGCAACGGCGACATCCAGGCTGCCTGGCGATCCGCCGATCACGGCGCTTGCAGACCACGCGCGCGGATCGTTCTCGCCATAACTCGGGTGACTCAGGACGAGCGAATGTCCCGCGCCGTCGGCTGCGGCCGGCCAGGGAGAGGTGCTGCTGTAGTTGATTTCGAGGAGCCGCCCGCCGAGTTCGTTCAGCAGGATAATCTCACCCCCGGCGTTGTTCAATCGTTGCGAAAAGGGCCCCAGGCAACTCACGCCATAAAAACTCTGGGCCGCTGCCGGATTGCGGGCGATTACGAGGATCTGGCCCGGCGTGATCTGCGTGCCAGCGGGAAATGAATACGAAATTTCACCCTCGATTTTGTGTCCTGTCAGGTCTTCCGTGATGACCCCTGTGTTCCGCAATTCGATAAACTCGAGATCGTCGCCCCCTGTCCAGGACACGTGCGGATGATACATGATTTCGGTGATCACGAGTGCGGTCCTGCGGCTGGAGGGGCCAGGCGGCTCCGCGGCGCGCACGGCCTCGCGCGGCAACATGAATGCGGCAACGAGCGCGATGAGATGAAGGAAGGACCATGGCCTGGAACCGCTGAATCGGAACATCGAGACCCCGGATTGAGGAACGCTTGGCAGATACATCTTGAAACGCTGTGACTGTATCTGGCGCGAGGGTCACTGAAAACCTCTAATCCTTGGCTCGAACCAAAAAACTTTTCTTTCTGATTGACCCAAGCGGGGCAACTATGACGAGATGTTAGGCCGCTAGTTGTTGAGGCCGGTTAGCTTTACTCAGAATGGCTAAAACCTTGATCAGAAATAGAAACGGCTCGCGCGCGGGAAGCACCAAATACGATGCGAACCAGAAGGTTTTATCACAAACCTATGGCGCGCTGGCTGATCTCCGCCGCGAGCTTTCAGACTCGAAATCCGCCGTTGCCGAGCGGGAGGAGCTGCTTCGCAGTTTTTCCGTATGCCCGGATTCCCAGCGCGCCTGGCTGCTGCTCGAAGATTACTTCGAGAAGCTTTCGCTTTCGCGCAAGGACTTCCCTGCGAATGACTGGTGGCCGAGATTGCTGGCAGCCCAGGGCAGCAGCCGCCTTGAGGAACTCGCATTCCTGTTCCTGCGCGCCCACCGCTCGCCGCCTTCTGAACTTGCGCCCCATGCGAATCTCAGCCGGTTCGCGGAGGTCGAAGAGGCCGAGCAGGAGCAACGCCTGGTGCGCGAACTCGAGGGGTGGCTCTTCCCGCAACGGCCGGTGCATCTCGACACGCCCCGCGCCTCGTTGCGCGTGCTGTGCCAGCCTCAAGCCGATACCGAACTTCTCTCGCGCAACCGCCTGGCAGTCCAGTTTCATCTGACCCGCCCGCGCACGGGCGAAAAGGTGCGCTCACTGCACGACATCCTGGAACTGACCACACGCGCCGCGCACGAACAGGAATTGTTTCCGCCGCAGGATTGGGAATTCATCCAATGGCTTGCCGAAACGCATCATCACCGCAAGGACGGCGATGCCACCCTGCTTCTCTCAAACAGCGAACTGATGCATTGGCTGGCGCGCTGGGGACACACGGGACGGCTCGTTCAGGCGACGGATCACAAGCCGCTGGTATTCCATGGCCAGCTCGCGGAACTCGTGCCGCACCTGCAAAACGGCGGACCGGATCTTTCCTTCACGCACCAGCTTGTGTTGCCCGACCGGCAGGTCTGCTCGCTCGAACAGGTGCATTTCTTTTCGTCGCAGCCGCCGCTCGTGCTGGCGGGGAGCACATTTTACCTGTTGCGCAACGCGCCGCCGCATTCCGTCATTGATCTCTGGAAAAACCGGCCGGCGGTACCTGTTCGCAAGCTCAGCCATCGCCTGCTCACGCACCTGCGCCGCACGCAGGCGAACAATGGCCTGGACTGGGAGGAACTCTGCATCGCGCATCCGGCCACGCCGCAATTTGTTTTCGAACTGCTCGATGACACGGTGCGCCTTCGCCTGCTCGCCACGAGCAAGCGGGACGAGAGCCACTGGATTTGGAATGGCCACGAATGGCAGTTGAATGAGCCTCGTCGGAGGCCGCTGGACAAACCGGAGATTCTGGATGATCCACGCCTGGAGCCCGCCACCCAGTGGCTGCGAAAGCTCGACTGGTTTACGCCCGAGCCAGGCCTCTGGGTCGGCGACGCGAATGAAAATTTCCTTGGGACGCTTGCCTATGCGTGGACGGATCGCCCGCCCGATGCCGAGTTCCTTGGCAATCCTTCGTTCCAGCGCCTGTTCCTTGCGCCGCGCCAGCTCAAGCCGCGGCTGATCGTGAAGGGCAGCGGCATTGATTGGCTGTCCGTCTCAGCTGAATGGGAACAGGAAGGCCTGAAGCTGACATCCGCCGACCTGCAGCGCCTGGCGGTCGCCACAAGCCGTTTCGTGAAGCTGCCTGATTCAGGGTGGGTGGAACTCGACACTGCCGCTGTTCAATCGGCTCATGAAGCCATGGCGGATCTGGGTGTGGACGGCCTGGTGCCGATTGCGCAAAAGATTGGCCTTGAGCAGGCTGCGCATCTCGATGACGAGGGGCTTAAGCGATTTGCGGATTCGCCCGCGGCGAAGACCCTGCGCGAAAATCTCAAGAACTTCAAAGGCGTGCCATCGGCCGAAGTGCCTTCGACCGTGCAGGCCGAGCTGCGTCCGTACCAAAAGGATGGATTCGATTTCCTTTGCCATCTAACCCAAATCCGGCTGGGTGGCGTGCTTGCCGACGACATGGGACTTGGGAAAACGCTGCAGACATTGTCCTGGATGTCATGGCTTCACGCCCGTCACAAAAAGAATTCCAAACCATGCCTGGTGATTTGCCCCGCTTCAGTTCTCTACAACTGGCGTCGGGAAGCGGAACGTTTCACCCCGCATCTCAAGGTGCTCGTGCTCGAGAGCGGTTCCGCCCGCCACGTGTTGCGCAAACAAATTCCACAGCATGACATCATCGTCACCAATTACGCGCTGTTGCGCCGCGACCTGGAGGAGCTGCAGAAGTTCCAGTTCCGCGCGATCATTCTCGATGAGGCGCAGTTCATCAAGAATCCCGGCGCGCAGGTCACCCAATCCGTCAAGCAACTGAAGTCAGAGCACCGCCTCGCCTTGACGGGAACACCGCTGGAAAATCGCCTGCTCGATTTGTGGAGCATCGTGGATTTCGTCCAGCCAGGGTATCTCAACACGCAGGAACACTTTCTTGAAACGTACGAACCGCGCGGCGGTGACAACGCCGATTCTGCGCAACGCATCGCGCGCCGGCGTCTCTCTGCCAAGCTGCGCCCGCTGTTGCTGCGCCGCTTGAAGAAGCATGTCGCGAAGGATCTGCCCGATCGCATCGAACAGCGGCGCGATTGCGAGCTGGGAGAGGAACAGCGGAAACTGTACCTTGCGGAACTGCGTCGCAGCCGCGACCAGGTGATGCAGGCGGTCGCGGAGAAGGGCATCAACAAAAGCAAGATGCACGTCCTGGCGGCTCTCACGCGCCTTCGCCAGATTTGCTGCCATCCGCGCCTCGTCGGCAACGATTCGCTTTCAGGCAAAACGGAAACGCTGTTCGAATTGCTGGATGCGCTGCTGATGGAAGGCCAGAAGGTTCTCGTGTTCAGCCAGTTTGTGCAGATGCTTGAACTGCTCGAGAGTGAATGCCGCGTTCGCAATATCAGCACGCACATCTTGACCGGCCAGACGAAGGATCGCCAGCAGGTGGTGTCCTCATTCCAGGAAGACCCGAATCCCGCCGTATTCCTGTTGAGCCTGCGGGCAGCGGGAACGGGCTTGAATCTCACGACCGCGAGCTACGTGGTGCTCTACGATCCGTGGTGGAATCCCGCCGTTGAAGCGCAGGCGATCGATCGCTCGCATCGCATCGGGCAAACGCAGACGGTAAACGCCTATCGCCTCATCTCGCCGGGAACGGTGGAAGAAAAGATCTGGGAACTGCAACAGAGCAAGGCCCAGACCATTGCCGACGTGCTTGGGGAGGAAGGTTTCGCCCGCAGCCTTTCGCAGGCGGATCTGGAATACCTGTTCTCGGAGGACTGATCCTAAAGAGTCACAGCGCGCGGCGGCGTCCCCGCGCTTCGATGCGTCGCCGCAGTTGCACAACTCCGCCGCCACCCAGGGCGCCGAGAACAATGCCAGCCAGCGCTCCAATGCCTGTGTTGCGCGGCTTGTTCGGGCGTACCCGCACAGGCTCTCTTCGATCCACAATGCGGAACGAAACTTTGCGACCGGCTTGCGCCGTTCGGTCTGACGCATCCATGCAGGCTTGCGCCCACATCTCACAAAGTTCCGCAGCTTCCGAGGCACGGTGTCCATAAGCTTGCAGTTCGATCAAAGACTCGTCGCGTGTTGCAGATGAAACCCTCAGCCGCAAATCGTGCGCGCTCATTCGTTCGCGGCTTGTGCCATTGGCGAGTTCCGCAAGGCGTGTCATGACTGAATCCGACGTTGTGAACTCCAAAGCGAGTGCGGCATTGGTGGACGGATCTCCCCCGCCGCCCAGCCAGCTCAATAGAATGCGGGTGCTGTAGGTGACAGGCATCGCGTAGCTGATCAACACGCTCACCGCGATCGAGAGGAAGAAGATCGCAAAAAAGACCCGCAGGAATACGGGCAGCTTGGGTGAGATTTCAATCAGTTGCGTTTCGTTCTTCATGCGGATCCCCGCGGCCGCGCCGCAGTATTTTCCCGCATGCGGGATCGGCGAATCAATATTCCAGCAATTCCGCCGATGGAGCCGAGAACGGTGCCCACGACAATTCCCAAGGCGAGGCTCTGTCGTTTTGCTGAAGGCAGCCGGCGGGTGCCCGCGGCTGCTCGATCGAGGATCACCGCCTGCATCGTATTATCGACGCGAGAGTTCTCCGTCGCATTCGCCAGCTTGCGATCCAGGTCCGCCAATTCCTCCCGCATTTCCCCGAGTGTTTGCGTCTGCGCCTGTAACTGCTCTTCTGAACCTTCCTGAAGCCTGAGGCGTTGGAGTTCCACTTCCGCATTGTGAATATTCAGCGCGACCTCCGTCCGTTGCGCCTCCAATTGCACGATGGGTTCGGACAACTGCTGCATCACGCGTTTGAGCAGGTTCCGCCTGTAAGACTCAGCAATGGCGTTTGCCACATCAGCCGCCTGCGCTGAATTCTCTTCGCTCACTTCAATCTCAACAATCGTTGAATTTCGAACAGGACGCAGGCTCGTCCGTTCACGCAATAATGCCACCGCGTCATTGGTGGACAGCGCAGCAGCACTCCCAGCGGCGCGCCATGCTTGATCCAATGCCAATTGTTCCACGACATCCTGCAGGACGGAATCGGAACGCATGACTTCGATTTCTTTGTGGAACCGTTCCGCGTCGAAACCCTTTTCCATCCACTTGAAATTCAACATCAGCCGGGTCGTGCTGCGAAAAGTGGTGGCATTGTGCGCTGGAAGCAGCGCGGCGATCGCAACTGTGGCGACCAAAACGCAGACAAAGATCACCGCGAACAACGTCCCGTCGCCCAGCGGGCTCTCCATTCCCGCGGCCGGTTTCATGCCAGCCCGATGCGTTTGAGAATCGTGGCGACGCACTCGGAAACCGAACACTGTTCCGTGTTCAACTCCAGTTCAGGATGGAACGGCGCCTCGTACGGAGCGGAGATGCCGGTAAAGTCCTTGATCTTCCCGGTGCGCGCCTTCACATAGAGGCCCTTGGGATCGCGCTTCTCACAAACCGTCAGCGGCGTGTCCAGGTAAACTTCAATAAAGCGGCCCTCGGGAACAATGTTGCGGGCCAGTTCACGATCGGAACGGTAGGGTGAAATAAACGCGGTGATGCAGATCATTCCCGCATCGGCGAACAGCTTCGACACCTCCCCAATCCTGCGGATGTTTTCTTTGCGGTCATCTGGCGAAAAACCGAGATCCGAGCAAAGGCCATGGCGGACGTTGTCGCCGTCAAGGACGTAGGCATTCTTGCCGCGCTTGAACAATTCGCGCTCGAGTTCCGTCGCGAGGGTGGATTTCCCGGAGCCGCTCAGCCCCGTGAACCAGACGACGCAGCCTGAGTGTCCCATTCGCTGTTCCCGTTCCGCGTGCGTAACTTTTCCCGGAGACCATGTGATATTCTCGCTTTTATGAGTCAGATGACCAGCCATGCGAAAGTGAATCGCGCCCGGCCGAGCGTTGTCCAGCACGAACATTGCAAAAGCCGAGTTCATCCTTGGCATTATACACAGCCGCAGGTAATACACTGAACATGAGTCGTTTTCGAAAGCTGCTGGCGGTGAGCTTTCGCGCCAAGGTGCTGGTGCCGGTCATCGCAGTGATGGTTCTGTTACTGGCGACCATGGCTGCCGTGATTAACGATCGCATCACGGATCAATTCGAACGCGATGCGCGCCGAACGCTGGCCGCTGCCGAGGACAGTTTCCAGCAGATTCAACGCAGCCGCACCCGCAGCCTGCTGATCCGTTTTCGGGACCTCAAAAATGAACCCCGCTTTCGCGAGGCCTTCCAAAGTGGCGACCCCTCGCGGGTTCGCAACCAGCTGCCCGCCCTGATGGGTGCCGTTGGTGAAGACGTGGACATCGTCGTGTTTTCCGGACCGGAGGAACTGATCGCCAGCGCGAAGCGGGATCCGTTGATGTCGATCGCAAATTTTGAATCGGCAAGCGAAAGCCTGATCGCACAGGCTTTGCGGGCAGCGAGTCCTTCACGCGGCGAAGCGACCGCGGACACGGTTTTTGTGGACGGGTTGCTTTACGACGTCGTGTCGTTCCCTGTCTTCGGCAGCAACGGAAGACTTGTGGGCGCGCTCACGCTGGGATCGCAAATCAACCGGACCGTGCTTGAGGAGTTCAGCCGCGCCACCCACAGCCGCATCGTTTTGCTTGGGAATGAACGGGTGATCGTTTCGACACTTCCCGGACCTGAATCCAGTCTCGATCTGGTTCGGCTGTTTCGCGACGTGACTGCCGAAGCACAGAAGAAGGGATCTGGATTTCGAATCCGGAAACATGTGTTGAACGGCGAACATCATTTTTGCGCTGCAGGCCGTTTCGAGACTCCCAGGAACGATGGCGACCTCGGCTATCTCCTGCTTTATTCCTACGAGCAGCCGCTGCAGGATCTCGCCGCAACCCAGCGGAATCTGATTGTCATGAGCGGCGTGGCGATAGTCCTCGGGTCGCTGGTGGTCTGCTTCCTGGTGGGCAAGGTTACAAAACCACTGCGCGAACTGCGGGATAGCGCCGAGGCCGTTGGACGAGGCGACTTCTCGCGCCGGGTTCCCGTCCGCTCGCAGGATGAATGCGGCGAACTTGCGCGCGTGTTCAACCAGATGACGGAAAATCTGAAGACGTCGCGCGAGCAGCTGGAAACGACAGTGGCAACCCTGAAAAGCACGCAGGCGCAGCTGATTCAGAGCGAGAAGCTTTCGGGCATCGGCCAGTTTATCGCTGGAGTGG
Above is a genomic segment from Verrucomicrobiia bacterium containing:
- a CDS encoding lamin tail domain-containing protein, with protein sequence MFRFSGSRPWSFLHLIALVAAFMLPREAVRAAEPPGPSSRRTALVITEIMYHPHVSWTGGDDLEFIELRNTGVITEDLTGHKIEGEISYSFPAGTQITPGQILVIARNPAAAQSFYGVSCLGPFSQRLNNAGGEIILLNELGGRLLEINYSSTSPWPAAADGAGHSLVLSHPSYGENDPRAWSASAVIGGSPGSLDVAVADPAGAIVINEYLAHTDLPQRDYIELFNTSTQPVNVSGLWLSDDVDTNKFRIPNGTMIPAGGFLAFTDAQLGFSLSSAGETILLVNSNRTRVLDAVTFGGQENGVPTGRHPDGSPYFQRLAGQTVGTPNAAPNISSVRINEIMYHPISELDDDEYLELHNRSGAPVSLAGWQIQDGIQFTFPLGAVIVAGGFVVVAKNAAHLMAKYPQLHAANTFGNYSGSLRNSGERIALVMPDDVVADGVTTIIQITMDEVTYADGGRWGRWSDGGGSSLELIDPRADNRLAYNWADSEESTKSTWTSIDVTDVLQNGQSFSHEGPSDYGVANRFEMFLQDHGEALVDNVEVRNNGGANLISNGDFNSGLGWIFGGVTRKSFIEAGTGIGGSSGLHLISAARGDTGPNKVLRGLSQTMSVGGANTGTIRAQVRWLKGSPYVLLRVRGNWMEVSRRLDIPANLGTPGLVNSRRVANAAPALFDVSHSPVLPALNQAVVVSARVIDPDTIGSVSLNYRLDPSATVATVQMRDNGMGGDAVAGDGLYSATIPGQPANRLAAFHISAADGAGASSLFPAGYPERECHVRWGEAVQTGSFGAYRLWVTSNNIAFWASREKNANDTIDATFVYNNIRAVYNVDTMYSGSPFHSPQYDSPLGFACDYEVNFPPDQRFLGSEPFVLTAYDVVSGNFFFNDDSGQVDITGNWIARKLGQPYNHRRHVHMFVNGQRRGTIYDDTQQPNSELIGEYFPDDEAGQLRKIESWFEFANNGQDQGSIYATLNRVNKSNGEIDTKFYRWNWRPRATANPNDWTPFTNLVAAVNNTGAANYEALVRTWMDVPNFLRPVITHHICGSWDSYAYARGKNMFAYKPDNAGWRLMMWDIEIALGAGGNAPNDSIYTIFDTSLRQMILNYPVFHREYLRGFQEAVDGPLMPGVADVALDQRYAAFQQNGIPMTSPQFIKNFINQRRSYLQSILPNVAFSVAGPAYQVIAGSNMMTLMGTAPLAAEFININGIAYPIRWTTISNWSVVMPLLSGTNALSISASNRKGEPLPTAVGSKVVNYTGVDVDPSGKVVFNEIMHDPAAPGAAYVELFNTHSNFAFDVSGWNVNGLGYTFPPGSFIPPRGFVVLAENLAVFNQTYGPNAIAFDQYSGVLDHDGETLTLQRPDLGTNWVVVNRVRFENVPPWPIVTNGFSLQLLDTAQDNSRVGNWSVGHSNFVSQPPASIVFLDYTNAWRFMQVSNLDGVNWTANGYNDANWPAGGGLLAFENNAVIGPLTRTVLRDPRLPINNVGSGHAYYFRTAFNLTNNLQGYRLRVSAYVDDGMVLYINGGEVNPRVRMNPGTVINSTLASGTPGSGDATAPTILTLPASLLVPGMNYIAAEVHQAAPDSTDVVFGVKLEAEYTNIVSLAQAAASPGVPNVIARTLAPFPPVWLNEVQPENLTGPVDNFSQRDSWVEIHHSAPTNFSLAGYYLSDSHTNLTRWVFPANATLGAGGFNLVWCDNQVNQNALNQWHAAFQLPARSGRVILSRAISNQVQVVDYLNYTNLTANWSFGDVPDAQPFYRRALFYPTPGVTNNGASAPLSVFINEWLADNSITLPDPADGQYEDWFEIYNPGEAAVNLGGYYLTDNLNNPLQFQIPNNGHYIVPAGGRLLVWADNESTQNSTNRVDLHADFALGKGGEALGLFAPDGTPIDVVVFGSQQTDVSQGRFPDGAASIYFMPAPTPRLPNVVPNSTPVLQFIPSRLVTLGYSLSFAVDASDSDLPAQALSFALLGGTADAEIGLQSGVFTWTPATAPATNTFQVVVTDNGTPSLSATQSFTVVVAPVPPLGGHSAVDGEYRFSWQTFAGQTYQLEYKDSLGDEEWIEIGAPILGTGVPLSFTNGIDESLHGFFRLRILE
- a CDS encoding DEAD/DEAH box helicase — encoded protein: MAKTLIRNRNGSRAGSTKYDANQKVLSQTYGALADLRRELSDSKSAVAEREELLRSFSVCPDSQRAWLLLEDYFEKLSLSRKDFPANDWWPRLLAAQGSSRLEELAFLFLRAHRSPPSELAPHANLSRFAEVEEAEQEQRLVRELEGWLFPQRPVHLDTPRASLRVLCQPQADTELLSRNRLAVQFHLTRPRTGEKVRSLHDILELTTRAAHEQELFPPQDWEFIQWLAETHHHRKDGDATLLLSNSELMHWLARWGHTGRLVQATDHKPLVFHGQLAELVPHLQNGGPDLSFTHQLVLPDRQVCSLEQVHFFSSQPPLVLAGSTFYLLRNAPPHSVIDLWKNRPAVPVRKLSHRLLTHLRRTQANNGLDWEELCIAHPATPQFVFELLDDTVRLRLLATSKRDESHWIWNGHEWQLNEPRRRPLDKPEILDDPRLEPATQWLRKLDWFTPEPGLWVGDANENFLGTLAYAWTDRPPDAEFLGNPSFQRLFLAPRQLKPRLIVKGSGIDWLSVSAEWEQEGLKLTSADLQRLAVATSRFVKLPDSGWVELDTAAVQSAHEAMADLGVDGLVPIAQKIGLEQAAHLDDEGLKRFADSPAAKTLRENLKNFKGVPSAEVPSTVQAELRPYQKDGFDFLCHLTQIRLGGVLADDMGLGKTLQTLSWMSWLHARHKKNSKPCLVICPASVLYNWRREAERFTPHLKVLVLESGSARHVLRKQIPQHDIIVTNYALLRRDLEELQKFQFRAIILDEAQFIKNPGAQVTQSVKQLKSEHRLALTGTPLENRLLDLWSIVDFVQPGYLNTQEHFLETYEPRGGDNADSAQRIARRRLSAKLRPLLLRRLKKHVAKDLPDRIEQRRDCELGEEQRKLYLAELRRSRDQVMQAVAEKGINKSKMHVLAALTRLRQICCHPRLVGNDSLSGKTETLFELLDALLMEGQKVLVFSQFVQMLELLESECRVRNISTHILTGQTKDRQQVVSSFQEDPNPAVFLLSLRAAGTGLNLTTASYVVLYDPWWNPAVEAQAIDRSHRIGQTQTVNAYRLISPGTVEEKIWELQQSKAQTIADVLGEEGFARSLSQADLEYLFSED
- the cysC gene encoding adenylyl-sulfate kinase translates to MAGHLTHKSENITWSPGKVTHAEREQRMGHSGCVVWFTGLSGSGKSTLATELERELFKRGKNAYVLDGDNVRHGLCSDLGFSPDDRKENIRRIGEVSKLFADAGMICITAFISPYRSDRELARNIVPEGRFIEVYLDTPLTVCEKRDPKGLYVKARTGKIKDFTGISAPYEAPFHPELELNTEQCSVSECVATILKRIGLA
- a CDS encoding ATP-binding protein; translated protein: MSRFRKLLAVSFRAKVLVPVIAVMVLLLATMAAVINDRITDQFERDARRTLAAAEDSFQQIQRSRTRSLLIRFRDLKNEPRFREAFQSGDPSRVRNQLPALMGAVGEDVDIVVFSGPEELIASAKRDPLMSIANFESASESLIAQALRAASPSRGEATADTVFVDGLLYDVVSFPVFGSNGRLVGALTLGSQINRTVLEEFSRATHSRIVLLGNERVIVSTLPGPESSLDLVRLFRDVTAEAQKKGSGFRIRKHVLNGEHHFCAAGRFETPRNDGDLGYLLLYSYEQPLQDLAATQRNLIVMSGVAIVLGSLVVCFLVGKVTKPLRELRDSAEAVGRGDFSRRVPVRSQDECGELARVFNQMTENLKTSREQLETTVATLKSTQAQLIQSEKLSGIGQFIAGVAHELNNPLTSVLGFSELMKHAVVAPKDKHYLDVLNKSALRCQKIVQALLSFARRQSPERKPTLVNELIEASVDLLQYQLRKGSVKVITRFDGELPEILVDPHQMQQVFVNLLNNARQAIEASQTEGWIRIRTETDSRRVRIIFQDNGPGISPENLARIFDPFFTTKGVGEGTGLGLSLCYGIVKEHGGVITANSRPGEGATFSIELPLTERPAQDGAAAARRAEMPAARLGRGKRILVVDDEEPIRVLLRESLTPEGYEVDVAADGESGLRQLSGKHYDLMLCDWKMPGLNGEQVYERIRAIDPDFCRRIIFITGDIVSEQTRRFLDEQHRICLSKPFSLSEIHAALRRVMSN